The nucleotide sequence GCTGCACAACCGGATCTGTTACGATACTGCGGGCAACTTTAAAATAACACGCCGGTATGCAATCGATCCGGATCATACCCTGTTTGTACAGAATGCAGAAATGCATACCCATGGATTTACGGCACCCGAGCTGGGACTGGGGCCTTACCGGAATGCGGTGATCATTAATACTATCCTGGGCCGGGATCATTACCCGGTAGATGGCCCTACCGTCTTTCAGCAGTTCAGCGCACCTCAGCGGCCAAACAGTGATGGAGCCGCATAAGGGAGTGGCCCTCGTTGATAACAATAAAATAATCTGTTTTTCAGGTAGCAACAATCTGTAAGAAAGCGTGTTATTACCAAAGAACCGGCCCGATAGCACAATATTTCCTGGAATTATCCCCCATATTCAACCGCCGGCGGTGATCCATATCCCGCGGGCCCGGGGAATGTAATATTGAGGGTTATCCACAGCTTTTCCACGTTTTTGCCTTGTTTTCCACCCTTATGTGTGCAAAAACAGGCTTTCGCATTGGGGCCGGAACCGTTATTTTCGCCTTTACATTAAAACAGAAAAATACTGTGCGCTTAAAAAGTCTTGAAATAAAAGGGTTTAAAAGTTTTGCCGATAAAACGGTCGTTAATTTCGACGACAATATTACCGGCATTGTGGGACCGAACGGTTGCGGAAAATCCAATATTGTGGACAGCATCCGCTGGGTGATCGGGGAACAGAAGATCAGCGCCCTCCGGAGCGAGAACCTGGATTCGCTGGTGTTTAACGGATCGAAAACCCGTTCGGCAAGCGGATTGGCAGAGGTGAGTCTGACCTTTGAGAATACCAAGAACCTGCTGCCTACCGAATTCAGCACCGTGCGCATTACCCGCAAATTTTATAAAAGCGGGGAAAGTGAATACCGGCTGAATGATGTGCAGTGCCGGCTGAAGGATATCCAGAACCTGTTTATGGATACCGGGGTGAGTACGGACTCTTATGCCATCATTGCCCTGGACATGGTGGATGACCTTATCAAAGACAAGGACAACAGCCGCCGCCGGATGCTGGAGCAGGCTGCCGGTATTTCCATTTATAAGACGCGTAAAAAAGAGGCCAAGCAAAAGCTGGATGCTACCGAGCAGGACCTGAACCGGATCGAAGACCTGCTGTTTGAGATCAACAACCAGCTGAAGGCCCTGGAAAGTCAGGCTAAAAAAGCAGAAAAATACCACGAGATAAAAAAAGAATACCGTGAGGTAAGCATTGAACTGGCCAAAGCGGCACTGGAAGGGTTTAACCTTACCTATAAAGAACTGAATGAACAGCAGCAGGCGGAGACGGATAAGTCGGTACGACTGGAAGCGGAGATTGCTACTGCCGAAGCGCATATAGAGCAGGAGAAGCTGGTGTTTATTGAAAAAGAACGCGCCCTGCAAAGCATGCAGGCCGCCTATAACGAGCTGGTACAACAGGTGCGCACCAAAGAGGGCGATAAGAACCTGGCCGTACAACGCCTGCAATACCTGAAAGAACGGGAAACCGGTCTGCAGGAATTCCTTTCCAAATCCGACGCACAACTAAAGGGCATCGAAGAAAGCATCGGCTTTACACAACAGCAGGTGGGTGATGAAGAAAAAGCATATGAGGGACTCACGGAACAACTGGAGAATTTCCGGGATGAAGTGACCCGCAAACGTAACATACTGGATGAGCAGCGCCACGGTGTGGACAGTCTGCGTATGGAATACCAGCAGGTGCAGCGCGAACAGTTTGAGGCGGAGAAGAAAGTAGCGGTAGCCGATACTTCGGTACAGAACCTGCAACGGGCCATTCACCAGATCGAGGATGAATCGGCGCAACGGGAAGAACACTTACAAAAAGTACAATCCGATCACGCCCTGAAGGAACGGGAGCTGGAAGAAAAGAACGCTTCCCTGGAACAGCTGCAGGCACATCACGATCATACCAAGGAACAGATCCTGCAAACACAGGGTATTGTGGAAGAGCTGCGCAATAAGCTGGCAGATGAAAACCGTACCCTGGATGCAAAGCGGAATGAACACGACCTGCTGAAAAGTATGATCGATTCGATGGAGGGCTACCCCGAAAGCGTAAAATTCCTGCACAACAATAAAGAATGGAATACCCAGGCGCCCATCCTTTCTGATATTCTTTATGTAAAAGAAGAATACCGCACGGCGCTGGAGAATGTGCTGGAACCTTATCTGAACTATTACGTAGTGGAAGACCTGCAACAGGGACTGCAGGCCGTTCATCTGCTGAGCGATCAGAAAAAAGGGAAGGCCAATTTCTTTTTGCTGAATAAGATTGAAGCGGATAACAGCAATGGTCACAGTTTACAGGGCGCCATCCCGGCGCTGGAAGTGATCGAGGTGGAGGCACGATACCGCAAGCTGGCAGAACACCTGCTGGGCAATGTATTTATTGCAGAAGGAGAAGAAGCGCTGGAGAACAGCAACGGTTCTGTAGTGATCGAAAAACAGGGCAAGTTTGTAAAAGGCAAGTTCACCCTTACCGGTGGCAGCGTGGGCCTGATCGAAGGAAAGAAGATCGGCCGGGTAAAGAACCTGGAAAAACTGCAGGAAGATATAGCGGCGCAGGATGAAGTGGTACAAAACCTGCGGGCGCAGATACAGGCAAGGCACAATGAAGTGATCGCCTTTAATGAAGACCTGCGCGAAAATGCCATCAAAGAAACGCAGAAGGAGATCCAGGAACTGACCAACGCGGTATTTGCATTGCAGAACCGGTCGGAGAACCTGCAAAGCCAGCAGGGTACTGCAAAGAACCGGGTAGAAGAACTTACAGAGCAATTACAGAATACACAAAGCTCGGTTGCCGGTGTACGGCAGTCGCTGGCGGAATTTACCGAAATCCTGCAGCAGAATGCCAACAAGCTTTCTGAAGCAGAAGAGACGTTTAAACAGGCCGAAGGCGGATACCAGGAAGCTACAACACAGTTTAACGAATTTAACCTGAACGTAACCCGGCAGCAAAGCAAAGTGACAGCCCTGAAGCAGGAACTGAATTTTAAGACCAACCAGCTGGACGAACTGAAGCGCCAGATCGAACAAAGCACGACCCAGTTATCGGATACCGGCGGCGAGATCATCAGTTCTGAGAGCGCCCTGAAAGAGGTCGAAGAAACATTGCTGAACCTGATCCGCAGCCGCGAACAGGACCAGCAAACATTGAACGAAGCCGATCAGTCGTACTACAATATGCGGAACGTGCTGAACGAAAAAGAAAGCGAACTGCGGCATAAGATCCGTGAGAAGGAGCAGGTAGAGCATTTGCTGGCAGCCATTAAAGACAAATTGAATGAGCTGAAGCTGCAGCTGGCCGGCACACGGGAGCGGCTGAACGTGGAGTTCAAGATCCAGATCGAAGATATCCTGGATGATCCGCGCAGTTCGGAAACAGCCGTGGAAGAATTGCAGGAAAAGGCCGACCGGATGAAAAAGCGGCTGGAGAACCTTGGTGAAGTGAACCCTACGGCCATTGAAGCATTTACGGAAATGAAGAAGCGCTATGAGTTTATTGTAGAACAGAAAAGCGACCTGGTAAATGCAAAGGAAAGCCTGTTAAAGACCATTGAAGAAGTAGAAGCTACGGCCAACCAGAAATTCCTCGATACCTTTAACCAGGTGCGGGAGAATTTTCAGAAAGTATTTAAATCGCTGTTTACAGAGGACGATCAGTGTGACCTTGTACTGGAGAACCCGGAAAACCTTGCAGATACGGGGATCGATGTAGTGGCAAAACCAAAAGGGAAACGCCCGACCTCATTAACACAGCTGAGCGGGGGAGAACGGACCCTGACGGCAACCGCGCTGTTGTTTGCCATCTACCTGATCAAACCGGCACCGTTCTGTATCCTCGATGAGGTGGATGCTCCGCTGGATGATGCCAACGTGGGCAAGTTCACCAATATGATCCGCCAGTTCAGTCAGAATTCCCAGTTCATTATCGTTACGCACAACAAAACCACGATGAGCACGGTGGATGTGATCTATGGGGTAACGATGCAGGAGCCGGGTGTAAGCAAACTGGTAAGCGTGGATTTTCGCAGCCTTGCGGCACAGAATTAGGTTTTTAGTTGTTATTATTTAAATAGGCCGCCTGTTACTGCAGGTGGCTTTTTTATTGCTCATCAAACGGGTAATTCCGGAGGCGCCGGCACTCGCCGGTCTGCGCATCGATCTTTAGTACCTCAAGGGCCCGGTTCCTTGTTTCCCGTTCTTCGCCGAATATATAAAAAACGCCTTCGGGGCCCGTTTCTATGCGAAAGGTGAGCAACGAATAGAGCTGCCGGTTGGCTCGGTGCTGTTCAAAAATCTGGTGTGCCGCGGCATAGTTAATGGCCGACTGGTTGGCGATACTGTCAAATTCCGCGGTGGTTGCGCGGAACCTGCGTACCAGCCGCGAACGCTCGGGGTGCACCCAGCCTTCATTCCGGACAATGACACCGCCGGAGGAGCTGCTGTTGTTGATGACACAGTCGTCGGAAAAACGGCAGTCATGACTGCCCAGGTATCCAAACATACCATAATGCAGATAGGCATAATGATGATAGCCGGATATAAAATAATGCAGCCCGTTTGCAGTGGTTAATACAATGGTATCCTGCTTCAGAAAACTGCGGTAGGGAACCTGTAAAGAATAAGATATGTCGTTCCCCTTCTGATCATCAAATGAAGGACGGAGCATCGTGTCCTGACAGAACGTTCCGCCCCGGAGCAGCCGGAAACGCAGTGCTGACAGCTCTTTGCGGTTAAACCCTGAAAAACGGATATTGGGCTGCTCCGTGATGATACGTACCGTATCACATTCGGCAGAAAATCTTTCACCGTCTTTTTCTGCCTGCTTCTGTCTCCGTTGCATGGACCAGTAAGTGCCTCCGATGCCTATCAGAACAAGAGCAAGCAGGATGCAGGCAGCGATCAAAAATGCTTTCAGGTATCGGTTCATATGTGTTATACGGGTTGAACCCGCAATTGCAAAAATCGCTTTGTTTTGGTAAAAACGGACTTTTATATGCAGGTTATTGATCCTTATTCTTTGCAGATACTGTTTTGCCGGATCACACCGGTAACAGGTATGCGTTTCCATTGGCGGCTGTAAGTGTTTCCGGACTGGTATTGCCTGCTATGGAAATGGTTGACCGCTGCTGCAAACGGTCCGGCCGAAACCGTATATTTGCGGCTCAACAAACAGCATCCATATGATCTTGCCGGCCGTTCCCGGACAGTATCCGAGGCTTCTAGCGATATGGGAATCTGCAGTGCATGCCACGCACGATTTTCTCCGCCGGGAAGATTTTGATTATTACAAGGCGCGGATGCCGGAATATTTCGGAATGGTGCGGTTGTTTGTTTACCGGGATGTGACCACCGGCACGCTGACCGGCTTTCTTGGTATAACGGACAAACAGGTTCAAATGCTTTTTGTAGATGAGGCCGCGCGGGGAAAGGGTGTGGGAAAGCAGCTGCTGGAGCATGCAGTAACGCTGGGATGCGATGCCGTTGATGTAAACGAGCAGAATATACAGGCGATCGGTTTTTACCTGCACCAGCGATTTGAAATTACCGGGCGTGCTGCTACCGATGGTGCCGGCAAGCCCTACCCGTTGCTGCACCTGAAAAAGGTTTCTGCTTCTTAGCTTTTTATTTTTTTCTGCGGATAAATTCTTTATACCGGTCATTAATATAGGCAGTCATACTGGGCCGGTCAAGCGTCCGCGCCAGTTGATAGGAGGGACGGTACTGGTACATGAATTGCTGCAGCGAATCATTTTTTAAACCGGTAAGCCGGCTTACCCAGCCCGGTGAAAAAACATAATCAATATAGGCTTCCTCTTCATTCTTGATCAGCTGCTTCCTGAATTTACGCTGCTCCTTTGCCTTTTTGGAAAAATGGCTGATGGGACTTACAGAAATTCCAAATCCGTCCGAAGGACGATTGCCACCGGTAATGCCCGGCCCTTTTTCGAAATAATCACTGTATTCTTTCCGGCGCCGTAAGGAATCCAGCTGATAATTACTGGACACCGTAACCGTCCGTAACGTGCGGGGATCCTCTTTAAGGCCTACATCATAGCCTGTTTTTAATAACTGCTCTTCCACCTTCACCGTATCGCTGGTCATGCCGGTAAACGAAAAAACAACAAGATCCCGGTTCTTTGCTTCAATCACATAAGTACCGGCAGGTGTCGCCACGGTGGTCTTTCCGCTGGTCAGATTGGTGACCGAAGCTCCGGGCACCGGTGTGTCGTTGGTGTATAAAAAAATATTGCCTCTGAGGTGAGTTTGTCCGATAGCCGCTGCAGGCAACAGCGTTGTTCCCGTAAGTAGTATGAAAAGGATGCGCCACATATATTAAATAAAATTAAGCCGGCTTTTTGATCGGGAAACAGCGCCGTATCCAATCTTTTGTTAAAGCGAAGCAGGAGCTTTAACGGGCCTCGCCAATATCCTGGTTGGTCAATGTATAGGTTTTCAGCATTTCTCCCGGGTTCTTTGAACTGACAGACCAGCGGGCTATATTGAATATATTGGAAGTATCGCTGCAAGCTGGTGCGCCGGCAGCAGCAGGCATCAGACTGCAATTGACGGCTGTCCGCTGCTTTTCACCAATAATGATTTTTGCAATATTAAAAGGCAGAAGTACTGAGGACGGAGGACAATCTTTTAAGCAGATCGTTTCCACCACCTGGGTGCTGGAATTGGCATCCACGAGTATCTTTTCACCGGTTAAAAGAATCGTGGTGTCGCCTTCCGGATTGATCCGGCCGCTCATATATTGTATACTGACGGGTTCAGGTAAAGGATTTTCATAGATAGTGGTAAGCGTGTAGCTCGAGGGCGTACTATCCCCGTTCTTTTGACATCCGGCAAGAAACCCGGCTGCCGAAAGAATCAGCAAAAACCGTATATACCTGCGTGCCTTCATTCAATTCCTTTAACAGTAAACGCATTGGTCTTATTGGTGAAACAGAAAGTCCATTAACCCTACAGCCGGCAATCAATGGCTTTCACCTTCCTTTACGGAAGCTGTACAAATTTCCGAAAATTTAAACTATTTTGGCCGGAAATTTTTTTCAGCAGTTTAATCGTTTGTTTATGAAGCAATATATACTACTGGCAGGGCTTTTCAGCCTTTGTACCCAGCTGCCTGCCCAGGAAAAAAAAGTACTGACCAGCGCCGACTATGATCGCGCGGTGAGCACTATGAGCGGCGGCCCCGCGGCCAAAGCGTATAATTCCATGACGGTAAACCCGCAATGGCTGAAGGATGGCCGGTTGTGGTACCGGGTGCCGGGCACTGCACAGTATGTGTACATTGATCCCGCCGCCCGGAATGCCCGGCCGGTTACGAGCACAGAAGCACCTGCGGAACCGCGTTCTTCAGACAGAAGACCGGCTCCGCCGCAAAGCGTGGTATCGCCGGATGGGAAGAAAGCGGTATACATTAAAGACTGGAATCTTTGGGTAAAGGATATGGACGCCGGTACCGACAGGCAGCTCACCACCGACGGGATAAAGGACTTCGGGTACGCCACGGATAACGCGGGCTGGAAACATTCCGACCGGCCCGTTGTACTATGGTCGCCGGACAGTAAAAAGATCGCCACCTTTCAGCAGGATCAGCGGCATGTAGAAGATATGTACCTGGTGCGCACAAAAGTAGGCGCTCCGGAACTGGAGCAATGGAAATACCCCCTTCCGGGCGACAGTGCCATCATAAAAATACAACGGGTGGTGATCGATGCGGAAAAAGGAACCACCGTCCGTTTTAAAATGGAGCCCGATGAACGGAGGGGCACGCTTTGTGATGATATTGCCTGCGACGGAGATCTGGGCGACACGGAATGGAGCACCGATGGAACACAACTGGCCTTTGTATCCGTAAGCCGCGATCATAAGATCGCCCGCTTCCGTATCGCTGCTACTGCTACCGGTGAAGTGCGTACGGTGTTTGAAGAAAAAGTGCCTACACAATATGAATCCGGCCAGGGAATGACGAACTGGAGGTTTTTGCCGGAAACGAATGAGGCGATCTGGTATTCCGAGCGCAGCGGCTGGGGGCATTTGTACCTGTATGATCTGACCACCGGCACGGTAAAACAGCAAATCACCAAAGGCGATTTTGTAGTAACAAAAATGCTGCAGGTAAACCCGGGGAAAAGACAGCTCCTTTTTGAGGCCAAAGGAAAAGATCCGGGTGAAAATCCCTATTTCAGTCATTATTATATTACTGATTTCAGCGGAAAAAGCGTAACAGCACTGACCCCGGAGCCGGGCAACCATTCCATCGTGCTGTCGCCGGATGGTAATTATTTCACCGACCGGTATTCCACCCCGCTTATTCCGCCCGTGGTAAAACTGAAAAACAACAGTGGAAAAACCCTTCACGAACTGGGAACAGTGGAGCTGGATAAGCTGAAGAACGCCGGATGGCAGGCGCCGGAAGTGTTTACGGTAAAATCCGCCAGTCAGCAGTTTGATCTCTACGGATTGTTATATAAGCCGCATCACCTGGATCCTTCAAAGAAATATCCGGTGGTATTGTACATCTACCCCGGTCCGCAGGGGGGCAGTGTAGGCAGCTGGTCGTTCAGCGCTGCCAGCGGCGACTTCCAGGCGCTTGCTGAATTGGGATTTATCGTGGTGCGACTGGAAGGCAGTTGTAATCCCAACCGCTCGAAAGCGTTTCACGATGCCTGTTACGGAAATATGGGCGAGAATACGCTTCCGGACCAGATCGCCGGGCTGCGGCAGCTGGCAGAAAAGAACCGCTTTATGGACCTGGACCGGGTAGGGATATGGGGGCATTCCGGTGGCGGATTTGCCACGGCCGCCGCCATGTTTAAATACCCGGAATTCTTTAAAGTAGGTATTGCCGAATCCGGCAATCATGATAACCGGAACTATGAGGACGACTGGGGCGAACGCTATATCGGTTTGCTGGAAGGGGATAATTATGAAAAGCAGGCCAACCAGCTGTATGCCGGCAACCTGCAGGGAAAATTATTGCTGGTTACCGGAGGAATGGACGATAATGTGCCGCCCTATAATACCTACCTGGTAGCGGAGGACCTGATAAAGGCCAATAAATCCTTTGACCTGCTGGTATTCCCCAATGCGCGGCATGGCTATGGTGCCGATTCGTATTATATGACCCGCCGCCGCTGGGACTATTTTGTGCAGCATCTTTTAGGAGCAGTGCCTCCCAAGGATTATAAGATAACGATTCAATAAGGAATATTGAAAAAAGGTGCCTGGAAAGCTGTTGCAGGCCCGGCGCATCATGCGTTGTGCCTGAAGCGCAGGATCCGGGCAATGCTTCCTGCTGCAATTCAGATGCGTTTACCCGGATATTTTATTCCATTTGCGGCATATTTTAGCTACCTTTATCAAGACGGATTATTAACGTAAAAGCCTAAATTTGAACCTTTGATAAATACAATTTTTAGCTATTATGGAGAAAAAGATACACGAAGGCCGTAACGTAAAGCGCTTCCGCGAAATGCTGGGCATTAAACAGGAAACACTGGCCCTGGAACTAGGCGACGACTGGAACCAAAAGAAAATATCCATACTGGAAACCAAAGAAACCATTGATGTGCCCTTGCTGCAACAGATATCCACTGTATTAAAAATACCTGTGGAAGCGTTTCAGAATTTTGATGAGGAACAGGCTATTGTCAATATTCAAAATAATTATGAAGGAGCTAACTCGGGAAGTGGCACACTGAATAACAATGCTAGTTATGTGGACTGCACCTTTAATCCTATTGATAAATTGGTTCAACTGCATGAGGAAAAAATTGCGTTGTATGAAAGGATGTTGAAGGAGAAGGATGAGATGATGGCCGAATTAAACAAGCTAATACCTGCGAAGTAAATAATTATTAGGGCGTGCCCGCTGCCCCTGGTGCTGCAATGGGGCCAGCTGCACGGCAGCGGTCAGACAACGGCGAAGCCCTCAGCGAGACCATTAAAAACATAAAAAAAGAAACGAGCTAATCCCCTCACACAGGAGAAGAAAAAGAGACTTCTGCAAATTGATTAGAAACTAACTATTTAGAGGTGACATTCTGGCATCTTAAGTTTGAATGAAAGAAGGTGCAGCAACCCTACTTAGCTTCTTATTGATTGCAAGAGCGTAGTATTGTATAACGGCCATAAATTACCACAGATTAACAACAGCTCAAGTAATAGGCAGGCACAGGTCGGAGACCTGCGCGAGTACGCTTACCGAAAAAGAATGGGAAAAGTTGAGGTCACAAATTGTGACCTCAAGTCTGCCGCCCGGCAAGGCAGGTTGGGGAGGCACCCGCTATCGCCCCAATGTATTTACAGAGCAGGGAGTAGCCATGCTCTCCAGTATATTAAACAGTAAAATCGCCATTGAGGTCAATATCCGCATCATCCGCGTATTTACCAGGCTCCGGGAATACACACTTACCCATACCGAAATACTAATGCAACTTGCAAAACTGGAAAAAGAGGTAAAAGGCAACAGCAGGGATATTGAAAACATTTTCACCGTCCTCAGAGAGCTGATCAGTCAGCAAAGCACTCCAAAACCCCGTAATAAAATAGGCTTTAAACAATATGAGAAGGGAAGAGAATAATAAACGGAAAACAATGCCTTGGTTCGTGCCCGCATGAATCCTTTTAAACAGTTCCCGTTTATGTTCGATTCTGAAAAACTGTGAGTATTAAAAACGATATGAGCTATTAAATGACCTGCCTGCTACCTGCACTACACAACAAGACGGAAGAAGGCTCTCTAACACTCTGTACCGATAACCACCGCGAGCGGCACAATGCAGCCAAAACTCTTACAGCTGTTGTACAATCCGGTATTTACAGGAGTTCTTCGGCGTCCGTCCATTTTACTTCCGGGCTACTTCCCCCACCTGTCAGGTACTCCGCCGTACCTGATAACCAACCGCGCCAGGCTTTTACCTTAAATCACAAAGCAATTTGCTAAACTGTCGAAGCTTTTTCCTAAACAGACCTACCCGTACAAGTGGGGGTGCCCACCTCCCGCCATTGGTCAGTTTAGGTTTTGTATACCCCCCACCCACCTAAAAGTTTCGCACGCAAAGACTTTTAGGTGGGTCAGTTTAGCTTTTTGTTTCAACGGTTTAGGAATTTGCTTCAACAGTTTAGGTTTTAGATGCCTCCCCCCACCTTAAAGGTGGAGTACAGGGGTTGTACCCCACCTGCCGGGCCGATGATATTTATGCGTCGTGCCTACGGCACTCCTGCGTTCCGCAGCATGTTGCAGTCTCCGGAATAAATTCCGGAGTTTTATGTATATGCAGGCCGCTGGCCTTTTATAAGCCCGGATAAACTATTGTTGTAAAAAAGCAGGCAAGCCGGAAGACGCATCGCGTCGTCCTTATATGCCAAAAACGAACCTGGTTCGTTGTAAAAAACCTGTAATGAAAACAGGAGAACCATAGATTCGGACCATAAGTTGATGGCAATGGTGAGGATACGAGCCGGGCAAGGGGGGATGTTTCAACAGCTGATCGGCGTCACTGCGCACTGATCAGCAAGGCTGAAGAAACTTGCCCGGCTCTTACGCAAGCCCGGATAAAGTATTGTTGTAAAAAAGCAGGCAAGCTCGGAAGACGCATCGCGTCGTGCTTATATGCCAACAACGAACCGGGTTCGTTGTAAAAAACCTGCAATGATAACAGGAGAACCATAGGTTCGGCCCATAAGTTGACAGCAATGGTGAGGATACGAGCCGGGCAAGGGGAATGTTTCAACAGCTGATCGGTGTCACTGCGCACTGATCAGCAAGGCTGAAGAAACTTGTCCGGCTCTTACGCAAGCCCGGATCAAGCATTGTTGTAAAAAAACAGGCAAGCCGGAAGACGCATCGCGTCGCCCTTATATGCCAACAACGAACCGGGTTCGTTGTAAAAAACCTGCAATGAAAACAGGAGAATCATAGGTTCGGCCCATAAATTGACGGCAATGGTGAGGATACGAGCCGGGCAAGAGCGGATGTTTCAACAGCTGATCGGCGTCACTACGCACTGGTCAGCAAGGTTGAAGAAATTTGTCCGGCTCTTACGCAAGCCCGGATAAAGTATTGTTGTAAAAAAGCAGGCAAGCCAGAAGACGCATCGCGTCGCCCTTATATGCCAACAACGAACCGGGTTCGTTGTAAAAAACCCGCAATGAAAACAGGAGAACCATAGGTTCGGCCCATAAGTTGACGGCAATGGTGAGGATACGAGCCGGGCAAGGGCGGATGTTTCAACAGCTGATCGGCGTCACTGCGCACTGATCAGCAAGGCTGAAGAAACTTGTCCGGCTCTTACGCAAGCCAGACCCCTGTCATGCAAGTTCCACCCTGTTCCAGCCAATAAACCATCTGCCGCCGATGGCCCTTATAATTTTTTCATATCGATGGTCGTCTTCACGGTGATCTCCATAGGTACTTCCATTCCCTGAACTTTTGCAGTACCCTTAAGCAGCTGGGTGAGCTCGGAGGTATCCGTGATGCCGCTAGCATTGTCCATCGTAAGGGTGCCGGTAACGGTTCCATCAAGATTTATTTCCACTTCCATGCCCTGCTGTTGCATTTTTGTAGCCCCGTTGGTGCCCACTTTCCCCGTTACGTCTATAAAACTTTTACCACCTTCTGTTTTTTTCAAGGTATAGTTGTTTTGCATGGTCAGTTTATACGGCTTTTCGATCTGAACGGTGGAGGCCCAGGTG is from Niabella beijingensis and encodes:
- the smc gene encoding chromosome segregation protein SMC; translated protein: MRLKSLEIKGFKSFADKTVVNFDDNITGIVGPNGCGKSNIVDSIRWVIGEQKISALRSENLDSLVFNGSKTRSASGLAEVSLTFENTKNLLPTEFSTVRITRKFYKSGESEYRLNDVQCRLKDIQNLFMDTGVSTDSYAIIALDMVDDLIKDKDNSRRRMLEQAAGISIYKTRKKEAKQKLDATEQDLNRIEDLLFEINNQLKALESQAKKAEKYHEIKKEYREVSIELAKAALEGFNLTYKELNEQQQAETDKSVRLEAEIATAEAHIEQEKLVFIEKERALQSMQAAYNELVQQVRTKEGDKNLAVQRLQYLKERETGLQEFLSKSDAQLKGIEESIGFTQQQVGDEEKAYEGLTEQLENFRDEVTRKRNILDEQRHGVDSLRMEYQQVQREQFEAEKKVAVADTSVQNLQRAIHQIEDESAQREEHLQKVQSDHALKERELEEKNASLEQLQAHHDHTKEQILQTQGIVEELRNKLADENRTLDAKRNEHDLLKSMIDSMEGYPESVKFLHNNKEWNTQAPILSDILYVKEEYRTALENVLEPYLNYYVVEDLQQGLQAVHLLSDQKKGKANFFLLNKIEADNSNGHSLQGAIPALEVIEVEARYRKLAEHLLGNVFIAEGEEALENSNGSVVIEKQGKFVKGKFTLTGGSVGLIEGKKIGRVKNLEKLQEDIAAQDEVVQNLRAQIQARHNEVIAFNEDLRENAIKETQKEIQELTNAVFALQNRSENLQSQQGTAKNRVEELTEQLQNTQSSVAGVRQSLAEFTEILQQNANKLSEAEETFKQAEGGYQEATTQFNEFNLNVTRQQSKVTALKQELNFKTNQLDELKRQIEQSTTQLSDTGGEIISSESALKEVEETLLNLIRSREQDQQTLNEADQSYYNMRNVLNEKESELRHKIREKEQVEHLLAAIKDKLNELKLQLAGTRERLNVEFKIQIEDILDDPRSSETAVEELQEKADRMKKRLENLGEVNPTAIEAFTEMKKRYEFIVEQKSDLVNAKESLLKTIEEVEATANQKFLDTFNQVRENFQKVFKSLFTEDDQCDLVLENPENLADTGIDVVAKPKGKRPTSLTQLSGGERTLTATALLFAIYLIKPAPFCILDEVDAPLDDANVGKFTNMIRQFSQNSQFIIVTHNKTTMSTVDVIYGVTMQEPGVSKLVSVDFRSLAAQN
- a CDS encoding carboxypeptidase-like regulatory domain-containing protein; amino-acid sequence: MWRILFILLTGTTLLPAAAIGQTHLRGNIFLYTNDTPVPGASVTNLTSGKTTVATPAGTYVIEAKNRDLVVFSFTGMTSDTVKVEEQLLKTGYDVGLKEDPRTLRTVTVSSNYQLDSLRRRKEYSDYFEKGPGITGGNRPSDGFGISVSPISHFSKKAKEQRKFRKQLIKNEEEAYIDYVFSPGWVSRLTGLKNDSLQQFMYQYRPSYQLARTLDRPSMTAYINDRYKEFIRRKK
- a CDS encoding S9 family peptidase — protein: MKQYILLAGLFSLCTQLPAQEKKVLTSADYDRAVSTMSGGPAAKAYNSMTVNPQWLKDGRLWYRVPGTAQYVYIDPAARNARPVTSTEAPAEPRSSDRRPAPPQSVVSPDGKKAVYIKDWNLWVKDMDAGTDRQLTTDGIKDFGYATDNAGWKHSDRPVVLWSPDSKKIATFQQDQRHVEDMYLVRTKVGAPELEQWKYPLPGDSAIIKIQRVVIDAEKGTTVRFKMEPDERRGTLCDDIACDGDLGDTEWSTDGTQLAFVSVSRDHKIARFRIAATATGEVRTVFEEKVPTQYESGQGMTNWRFLPETNEAIWYSERSGWGHLYLYDLTTGTVKQQITKGDFVVTKMLQVNPGKRQLLFEAKGKDPGENPYFSHYYITDFSGKSVTALTPEPGNHSIVLSPDGNYFTDRYSTPLIPPVVKLKNNSGKTLHELGTVELDKLKNAGWQAPEVFTVKSASQQFDLYGLLYKPHHLDPSKKYPVVLYIYPGPQGGSVGSWSFSAASGDFQALAELGFIVVRLEGSCNPNRSKAFHDACYGNMGENTLPDQIAGLRQLAEKNRFMDLDRVGIWGHSGGGFATAAAMFKYPEFFKVGIAESGNHDNRNYEDDWGERYIGLLEGDNYEKQANQLYAGNLQGKLLLVTGGMDDNVPPYNTYLVAEDLIKANKSFDLLVFPNARHGYGADSYYMTRRRWDYFVQHLLGAVPPKDYKITIQ
- a CDS encoding GNAT family N-acetyltransferase; translated protein: MILPAVPGQYPRLLAIWESAVHATHDFLRREDFDYYKARMPEYFGMVRLFVYRDVTTGTLTGFLGITDKQVQMLFVDEAARGKGVGKQLLEHAVTLGCDAVDVNEQNIQAIGFYLHQRFEITGRAATDGAGKPYPLLHLKKVSAS
- a CDS encoding helix-turn-helix domain-containing protein, producing MEKKIHEGRNVKRFREMLGIKQETLALELGDDWNQKKISILETKETIDVPLLQQISTVLKIPVEAFQNFDEEQAIVNIQNNYEGANSGSGTLNNNASYVDCTFNPIDKLVQLHEEKIALYERMLKEKDEMMAELNKLIPAK